The following coding sequences lie in one Phragmites australis chromosome 8, lpPhrAust1.1, whole genome shotgun sequence genomic window:
- the LOC133927110 gene encoding transcription initiation factor TFIID subunit 1-like isoform X2, with protein MSDGERHDDENPTTSAADDDDDEDYEEPGGNHFLGFMFGNVDDSGDLDADYLDEDAKEHLFALADKLGPSLKDIDLIKSSPEPTDPSEQDYDEKAEDAVDYEDIDEEYDGPEIEATTEEDNVLSKKDYFLSATVYASANSTVSVFDEENYDEDDEPPNDNESAGDNAVQNFSSVLTEQLDVATSRDDHALEKIGSLSHPEESMDFEYEVFQNEMGTEEGQLKPESASSLPVLCIEDGSVILRFSEIFGIQEPIRKVKTDHHKRPVNKELHVTNVSDIVEEDEELFLRRTIQNFSTSKHIHMNEDFVESDSDESISDVTLRLKDSCLSEQPMKDAHKDIHTVQPSPVCPDFYPLEHDDWENDIIWDNSPTTESQPCLESCVISEESMDTHGEHQAKDYGQASGCCDVQSKIHGSPVIKEPFGCTEMPAPANYHSPENSYPPLTKEDNLDHTEPNNLDETVKIDSIRCLNNLCLLNRELSEGSWLDNIIWDPSVDAPKPKLILDLKDNLMLFEILDEKNVDHLRSHARAMIFSQSMKTSTSTVENFGNQAKTSSGRFNISNDKFYSNRKMSQQAKSHTKKRALMGIKVVHSAPAHKLQTMKPILSNKEIANFHRPKAKWYPHENKIAAQLQGAACSHGRMTAILMTLGGKGVKLLVNAEETPVSVKSKASKKLEFKLSEKIKLFCSGKELQDDISLSMQNVRPYSILHVVRTEVHLWTKAQKLPGEDKPLRPPGAFRKKADLSVKDGHVFLMEYCEERPLLLSNAGMGARLCTYYQKISPADQAATSLQNNSHGLGTVLAIDPADKSPFLGGICSGSHQSCIETNMYRSPMFPHKVAPTDYLLVRSAKGMLSLRRIDKLYAVGQQEPHMEVFSPGTKNVQNYLLNRVLAYAYREFRARERPDVIPQIRADELPIQSPLTEAIVKKRLKHCADLRKGSNGHIFWTQRPDFQVPSEEELRRLLMPESVCCYESMQAGLHRLKRLGIVKLTQPVGLASAMNQLPDEAIELAAASHIERELQITSWNLTSNFVACTSQDRENIERLEITGVGDPSGRGLGFSYVRVAPKAPASNSSHKKKSAAAKGTTVTGTDADLRRLSMDAARELLLKFGVPEEQIDKLTRWHRIAMVRKLSSEQAASGITIDEIPVSKFARGQRMSFLQLQQQTREKCQEIWDRQFQSLSAIDGGDNGSDTEANSDLDSFAGDLENLLDAEEFDDEDTSKADLRSDKSDGMRGLKMRRCPTHAQIYEEIEDDEAEASLAKKLLEEDGNDMKKKKQPVELTNFGTSLYNQGATKMKQSKTGQMIKSSGYVGALTPKESTPREAKEAENSFAEGSLSTKLKTKMTFDRNGIVLDKKRSALGKYGLKEKRQGGRGDTLVCGACGQLGHMRTNKLCPKYGEDPEMSQMDVNSVKSNPPDIVSHVQTKTPCKRVITKVSSEVTETKGPEGIEKIKSVPVKFKLGPPEISLERNMSLSGSLVSAKRIMDVTDFRSAGKANKIIIPNKKKSDDYPPDTPKPSVVFRPPAEEKDIPRKKITIKQPKGVDQQRHVEPRSGQEPTRKTRKIVELSSFENHREDDRWFGAEPSQMNSSHERRLVLEGKRRSKAIMENDKSWRDFEDQREMQQQRLIDARIYASREEDHQKAKKKNKKKKKHEFRDDDLLDHRPYKNDRRVPERHRVVKRSTPADVIEYAPSAKRRRGGEVELSNILEKIVDHIRGNTAVSYLFLKPVPKKEAPDYLDFIERPMDLGTIREKVRKMEYKNREEFRNDVAQIQLNAHIYNDNRHPAIPPLADRLKEMCDYLLDESADLLDEAEHAIED; from the exons TTTTAACGGAGCAGCTGGATGTGGCAACCTCAAGAGATGACCATGCCTTAGAAAAGATTGGCTCGTTATCACATCCAGAAGAAAGTATGGACTTTGAATATGAAGTTTTTCAG AATGAAATGGGCACTGAAGAAGGTCAACTCAAGCCTGAAAGTGCGTCTTCCCTCCCTGTTTTATGCATAGAGGATGGGAGTGTGATCCTGAGGTTCTCTGAAATTTTTGGTATCCAGGAGCCTATAAGAAAAGTGAAGACAGATCACCATAAACGTCCAGTGAATAAAG AGCTCCATGTCACAAATGTTTCTGACATTGTTGAAGAAGACGAGGAGTTATTTCTCCGAAGAACTATTCAAAATTTCTCGACTTCGAAGCATATCCATATGAATGAAGATTTTGTTGAGAGTGACAGTGATGAGTCAATTTCTGATGTCACTTTAAGGTTAAAGGACTCTTGTCTTTCTGAACAACCAATGAAAGATGCACATAAGGATATTCATACTGTTCAGCCATCTCCAGTTTGTCCTGATTTTTATCCACTTGAGCATGATGATTGGGAAAATGATATCATTTGGGATAATTCACCGACAACTGAAAGTCAGCCTTGCTTAGAAAGCTGTGTAATATCTGAAGAGAGCATGGACACCCACGGTGAACACCAGGCTAAGGATTATGGCCAGGCCTCCGGGTGCTGTGATGTACAGAGTAAAATTCATGGTTCCCCAGTAATAAAAGAGCCTTTTGGCTGTACAGAAATGCCTGCTCCGGCTAACTACCATTCCCCTGAGAATAGTTACCCTCCATTGACAAAGGAGGATAACTTAGACCACACAGAACCAAATAACTTAGATGAAACAGTTAAAATTGATAGCATCCGGTGTTTAAACAATCTGTGTTTGCTGAATAGGGAATTATCAGAAGGGTCATGGTTGGATAACATAATTTGGGATCCCAGTGTGGATGCTCCAAAGCCTAAACTGATCCTTGACCTCAAAGACAACCTGATGCTTTTTGAGATTCTAGATGAAAAGAATGTGGATCACCTCCGTTCTCATGCTCGTGCCATGATTTTTAGTCAGTCAATGAAGACTTCAACATCAACAGTGGAGAATTTTGGCAATCAAGCAAAGACATCGAGTGGAAGATTCAACATCTCCAATGATAAGTTTTATTCTAACCGGAAGATGTCGCAGCAAGCTAAATCTCATACTAAAAAACGTGCTTTAATGGGCATAAAGGTGGTGCATTCTGCTCCAGCTCATAAGCTGCAAACCATGAAACCAATATTGAGCAA TAAGGAAATCGCAAACTTTCATAGACCAAAAGCTAAGTGGTATCCacatgaaaataaaattgctgCTCAATTGCAAGGAGCTGCTTGTAGCCATGGGCGAATGACTGCTATACTTATGACTTTGGGAGGAAAAGGAGTCAAGCTTTTGGTCAATGCAGAGGAAACTCCAGTCTCTGTCAAATCAAAAGCTTCGAAGAAGTTAG AATTCAAGCTTTCTGAGAAGATCAAATTGTTCTGTTCTGGAAAAGAGCTTCAGGATGACATCTCGTTATCTATGCAAAATGTGCGACCGTACTCTATTCTGCATGTTGTTCGCACTGAAGTACATCTATGGACAAAAGCACAGAAGTTACCTGGTGAGGACAAGCCTCTACGTCCTCCTGGGGCATTCAGGAAAAAAGCTGACTTGTCCGTTAAGGATGGACATGTATTTTTAATGGA ATATTGTGAAGAGAGACCTTTGTTACTTTCAAATGCAGGAATGGGAGCTCGACTCTGTACATATTACCAGAAAATTTCACCTGCTGATCAGGCAGCTACATCCCTGCAAAACAATAGTCATGGACTGGGTACAGTGCTTGCGATTGATCCTGCTGATAAATCTCCTTTTCTGGGAGGCATATGTTCCGGGTCCCATCAATCTTGtattgaaacaaacatgtacAGGTCGCCTATGTTTCCACATAAGGTTGCACCAACCGATTATCTTTTAGTTCGTTCGGCCAAAGGGATGCTTTCCCTTCGTCGCATCGACAAGCTATATGCTGTTGGTCAACAA GAACCTCATATGGAAGTATTTTCACCAGGAACAAAAAATGTGCAGAATTATCTTCTGAATCGAGTGCTTGCATATGCTTATCGTGAGTTTCGTGCTAGGGAGAGGCCTGATGTTATTCCTCAGATTCGAGCTGATGAGTTACCCATTCAAAGTCCTCTGACAGAAGCTATTGTGAAAAAACGATTGAAGCATTGCGCAGATTTGAGG aaAGGATCAAATGGACATATATTTTGGACGCAGAGACCTGATTTCCAGGTTCCATCAGAGGAAGAACTAAGAAGATTATTGATGCCAGAAAGT GTCTGCTGTTATGAGAGTATGCAAGCTGGTCTGCACCGTCTCAAGCGCTTAGGAATTGTGAAGCTTACTCAGCCAGTTGGACTGGCTTCTGCAATGAATCAGCTTCCTGATGAAGCTATTGAGCTTGCTGCTGCATCACATATTGAGAGGGAATTGCAAATCACTAGCTGGAATCTAACCAGCAATTTTGTTGCTTGTACTAGTCAG GACAGAGAAAATATAGAAAGATTAGAAATTACTGGTGTTGGTGATCCATCTGGTCGTGGGCTAGGATTCAGCTATGTGCGAGTAGCACCAAAAGCACCTGCCTCCAATTCATCGCATAAGAAAAAGTCAGCTGCTGCAAAGGGTACCACTGTAACTGGAACTGATGCTGATCTCCGTAGGTTGAGCATGGATGCAGCCCGAGAG TTGCTTCTGAAATTCGGCGTTCCAGAAGAGCAAATTGATAAATTAACAAGGTGGCATAGGATTGCTATGGTGAGGAAGCTGTCAAGTGAGCAAGCCGCATCGGGAATTACTATTGATGAAATTCCTGTTAGTAAGTTTGCACGTGGACAAAGGATGTCTTTTCTGCAACTTCAGCAGCAAACTAGGGAGAAATGTCAGGAAATTTGGGACAGACAATTTCAGTCACTTTCAGCTATAGATGGTGGTGATAATGGCAGTGACACCGAAGCTAACAGTGATCTGGACTCGTTTGCTGGGGATCTTGAGAACTTGCTAGATGCAGAAGAATTTGACGATGAAGATACTAGTAAAGCAGACCTGAGAAGTGATAAATCAGATGGAATGAGAGGACTTAAAATGAGAAGGTGCCCTACTCATGCTCAAATTTATGAGGaaattgaagatgatgaagCAGAAGCTTCTCTGGCAAAAAAACTGCTTGAAg AGGATGGTAATgacatgaagaaaaaaaagcagcCTGTGGAATTGACAAATTTTGGAACCTCTCTATATAATCAAGGTGCCACTAAAATGAAGCAGAGTAAGACTGGGCAAATGATTAAATCATCTGGTTATGTTGGTGCATTGACCCCAAAGGAGAGCACGCCGAGAGAAGCAAAAGAG GCTGAAAATTCTTTTGCTGAAGGTAGTTTGTCCACAAAACTAAAAACGAAGATGACATTTGATAGAAATGGCATCGTTCTAGATAAGAAGAGAAGTGCTCTAGGAAAGTATGGACTTAAG GAAAAGAGACAGGGTGGAAGGGGGGATACTCTTGTCTGTGGAGCCTGTGGTCAG CTTGGGCATATGCGgactaacaaactctgccctaAGTATGGGGAGGATCCAGAAATGTCACAAATGGATGTAAATTCAGTTAAGTCGAATCCTCCGGATATAGTGAGCCACGTGCAAACAAAGACACCGTGCAAGAGGGTGATAACCAAGGTGTCTTCTGAAGTTACTGAAACTAAAGGACCAGAAGGTATTGAAAAGATAAAATCTGTCCCGGTAAAATTCAAATTAGGGCCGCCTGAAATATCCTTGGAAAGAAACATGTCACTGTCTGGTTCGCTGGTTTCTGCTAAACGCATCATGGATGTTACAGACTTTAGATCTGCTGGAAAGGCCAATAAGATAATAATACCTAATAAGAAGAAGTCTGATGATTATCCTCCTGACACTCCAAAGCCATCTGTTGTATTTCGACCTCCTGCTGAAGAGAAGGATATACCTCGCAAGAAGATCACCATCAAGCAGCCTAAGGGAGTAGACCAACAAAGACATGTTGAACCTAGGAGTGGTCAGGAGCCCACCAGAAAGACAAGAAAAATTGTTGAGTTGTCAAGTTTTGAGAACCATAGAGAGGATGATCGTTGGTTTGGTGCAGAACCCAGCCAAATGAATTCCTCGCATGAAAGGAGGTTGGTTCtagagggaaaaagaaggagCAAAGCCATAATGGAAAATGATAAATCATGGAGGGATTTTGAAGATCAAAGAGAAATGCAGCAACAGAGGCTGATTGATGCTAGGATATATGCATCGAGGGAGGAAGATCATCAGaaggcaaaaaagaaaaacaagaaaaagaaaaaacatgagTTCCGAGATGATGACCTACTTGATCATAGGCCATATAAAAATGACAGAAGGGTACCTGAAAGACATCGAGTGGTAAAGCGATCTACTCCGGCTGATGTGATTGAATATGCACCATCCGCGAAGCGTCGCAGAGGAGGAGAG GTTGAGCTCTCTAACATACTGGAAAAGATAGTTGACCACATTCGAGGAAACACTGCTGTATCATACCTATTTCTTAAACCAGTGCCGAAGAAAGAAGCTCCTGATTACCTTGACTTTATAGAGCGCCCAATGGATCTTGGTACCATTAGAGAAAAGGTGAGGAAGATGGAGTACAAAAACCGGGAGGAATTCAGGAATGACGTAGCGCAGATACAACTGAATGCACACATTTACAATGACAATCGCCATCCTGCCATCCCTCCACTTGCTGACAGGCTCAAGGAGATGTGTGATTATCTTCTTGACGAAAGTGCAGATCTGCTAGATGAGGCAGAACATGCGATTGAGGACTAA
- the LOC133927110 gene encoding transcription initiation factor TFIID subunit 1-like isoform X1 — protein sequence MSDGERHDDENPTTSAADDDDDEDYEEPGGNHFLGFMFGNVDDSGDLDADYLDEDAKEHLFALADKLGPSLKDIDLIKSSPEPTDPSEQDYDEKAEDAVDYEDIDEEYDGPEIEATTEEDNVLSKKDYFLSATVYASANSTVSVFDEENYDEDDEPPNDNESAGDNAVQNFSSVLTEQLDVATSRDDHALEKIGSLSHPEESMDFEYEVFQQNEMGTEEGQLKPESASSLPVLCIEDGSVILRFSEIFGIQEPIRKVKTDHHKRPVNKELHVTNVSDIVEEDEELFLRRTIQNFSTSKHIHMNEDFVESDSDESISDVTLRLKDSCLSEQPMKDAHKDIHTVQPSPVCPDFYPLEHDDWENDIIWDNSPTTESQPCLESCVISEESMDTHGEHQAKDYGQASGCCDVQSKIHGSPVIKEPFGCTEMPAPANYHSPENSYPPLTKEDNLDHTEPNNLDETVKIDSIRCLNNLCLLNRELSEGSWLDNIIWDPSVDAPKPKLILDLKDNLMLFEILDEKNVDHLRSHARAMIFSQSMKTSTSTVENFGNQAKTSSGRFNISNDKFYSNRKMSQQAKSHTKKRALMGIKVVHSAPAHKLQTMKPILSNKEIANFHRPKAKWYPHENKIAAQLQGAACSHGRMTAILMTLGGKGVKLLVNAEETPVSVKSKASKKLEFKLSEKIKLFCSGKELQDDISLSMQNVRPYSILHVVRTEVHLWTKAQKLPGEDKPLRPPGAFRKKADLSVKDGHVFLMEYCEERPLLLSNAGMGARLCTYYQKISPADQAATSLQNNSHGLGTVLAIDPADKSPFLGGICSGSHQSCIETNMYRSPMFPHKVAPTDYLLVRSAKGMLSLRRIDKLYAVGQQEPHMEVFSPGTKNVQNYLLNRVLAYAYREFRARERPDVIPQIRADELPIQSPLTEAIVKKRLKHCADLRKGSNGHIFWTQRPDFQVPSEEELRRLLMPESVCCYESMQAGLHRLKRLGIVKLTQPVGLASAMNQLPDEAIELAAASHIERELQITSWNLTSNFVACTSQDRENIERLEITGVGDPSGRGLGFSYVRVAPKAPASNSSHKKKSAAAKGTTVTGTDADLRRLSMDAARELLLKFGVPEEQIDKLTRWHRIAMVRKLSSEQAASGITIDEIPVSKFARGQRMSFLQLQQQTREKCQEIWDRQFQSLSAIDGGDNGSDTEANSDLDSFAGDLENLLDAEEFDDEDTSKADLRSDKSDGMRGLKMRRCPTHAQIYEEIEDDEAEASLAKKLLEEDGNDMKKKKQPVELTNFGTSLYNQGATKMKQSKTGQMIKSSGYVGALTPKESTPREAKEAENSFAEGSLSTKLKTKMTFDRNGIVLDKKRSALGKYGLKEKRQGGRGDTLVCGACGQLGHMRTNKLCPKYGEDPEMSQMDVNSVKSNPPDIVSHVQTKTPCKRVITKVSSEVTETKGPEGIEKIKSVPVKFKLGPPEISLERNMSLSGSLVSAKRIMDVTDFRSAGKANKIIIPNKKKSDDYPPDTPKPSVVFRPPAEEKDIPRKKITIKQPKGVDQQRHVEPRSGQEPTRKTRKIVELSSFENHREDDRWFGAEPSQMNSSHERRLVLEGKRRSKAIMENDKSWRDFEDQREMQQQRLIDARIYASREEDHQKAKKKNKKKKKHEFRDDDLLDHRPYKNDRRVPERHRVVKRSTPADVIEYAPSAKRRRGGEVELSNILEKIVDHIRGNTAVSYLFLKPVPKKEAPDYLDFIERPMDLGTIREKVRKMEYKNREEFRNDVAQIQLNAHIYNDNRHPAIPPLADRLKEMCDYLLDESADLLDEAEHAIED from the exons TTTTAACGGAGCAGCTGGATGTGGCAACCTCAAGAGATGACCATGCCTTAGAAAAGATTGGCTCGTTATCACATCCAGAAGAAAGTATGGACTTTGAATATGAAGTTTTTCAG CAGAATGAAATGGGCACTGAAGAAGGTCAACTCAAGCCTGAAAGTGCGTCTTCCCTCCCTGTTTTATGCATAGAGGATGGGAGTGTGATCCTGAGGTTCTCTGAAATTTTTGGTATCCAGGAGCCTATAAGAAAAGTGAAGACAGATCACCATAAACGTCCAGTGAATAAAG AGCTCCATGTCACAAATGTTTCTGACATTGTTGAAGAAGACGAGGAGTTATTTCTCCGAAGAACTATTCAAAATTTCTCGACTTCGAAGCATATCCATATGAATGAAGATTTTGTTGAGAGTGACAGTGATGAGTCAATTTCTGATGTCACTTTAAGGTTAAAGGACTCTTGTCTTTCTGAACAACCAATGAAAGATGCACATAAGGATATTCATACTGTTCAGCCATCTCCAGTTTGTCCTGATTTTTATCCACTTGAGCATGATGATTGGGAAAATGATATCATTTGGGATAATTCACCGACAACTGAAAGTCAGCCTTGCTTAGAAAGCTGTGTAATATCTGAAGAGAGCATGGACACCCACGGTGAACACCAGGCTAAGGATTATGGCCAGGCCTCCGGGTGCTGTGATGTACAGAGTAAAATTCATGGTTCCCCAGTAATAAAAGAGCCTTTTGGCTGTACAGAAATGCCTGCTCCGGCTAACTACCATTCCCCTGAGAATAGTTACCCTCCATTGACAAAGGAGGATAACTTAGACCACACAGAACCAAATAACTTAGATGAAACAGTTAAAATTGATAGCATCCGGTGTTTAAACAATCTGTGTTTGCTGAATAGGGAATTATCAGAAGGGTCATGGTTGGATAACATAATTTGGGATCCCAGTGTGGATGCTCCAAAGCCTAAACTGATCCTTGACCTCAAAGACAACCTGATGCTTTTTGAGATTCTAGATGAAAAGAATGTGGATCACCTCCGTTCTCATGCTCGTGCCATGATTTTTAGTCAGTCAATGAAGACTTCAACATCAACAGTGGAGAATTTTGGCAATCAAGCAAAGACATCGAGTGGAAGATTCAACATCTCCAATGATAAGTTTTATTCTAACCGGAAGATGTCGCAGCAAGCTAAATCTCATACTAAAAAACGTGCTTTAATGGGCATAAAGGTGGTGCATTCTGCTCCAGCTCATAAGCTGCAAACCATGAAACCAATATTGAGCAA TAAGGAAATCGCAAACTTTCATAGACCAAAAGCTAAGTGGTATCCacatgaaaataaaattgctgCTCAATTGCAAGGAGCTGCTTGTAGCCATGGGCGAATGACTGCTATACTTATGACTTTGGGAGGAAAAGGAGTCAAGCTTTTGGTCAATGCAGAGGAAACTCCAGTCTCTGTCAAATCAAAAGCTTCGAAGAAGTTAG AATTCAAGCTTTCTGAGAAGATCAAATTGTTCTGTTCTGGAAAAGAGCTTCAGGATGACATCTCGTTATCTATGCAAAATGTGCGACCGTACTCTATTCTGCATGTTGTTCGCACTGAAGTACATCTATGGACAAAAGCACAGAAGTTACCTGGTGAGGACAAGCCTCTACGTCCTCCTGGGGCATTCAGGAAAAAAGCTGACTTGTCCGTTAAGGATGGACATGTATTTTTAATGGA ATATTGTGAAGAGAGACCTTTGTTACTTTCAAATGCAGGAATGGGAGCTCGACTCTGTACATATTACCAGAAAATTTCACCTGCTGATCAGGCAGCTACATCCCTGCAAAACAATAGTCATGGACTGGGTACAGTGCTTGCGATTGATCCTGCTGATAAATCTCCTTTTCTGGGAGGCATATGTTCCGGGTCCCATCAATCTTGtattgaaacaaacatgtacAGGTCGCCTATGTTTCCACATAAGGTTGCACCAACCGATTATCTTTTAGTTCGTTCGGCCAAAGGGATGCTTTCCCTTCGTCGCATCGACAAGCTATATGCTGTTGGTCAACAA GAACCTCATATGGAAGTATTTTCACCAGGAACAAAAAATGTGCAGAATTATCTTCTGAATCGAGTGCTTGCATATGCTTATCGTGAGTTTCGTGCTAGGGAGAGGCCTGATGTTATTCCTCAGATTCGAGCTGATGAGTTACCCATTCAAAGTCCTCTGACAGAAGCTATTGTGAAAAAACGATTGAAGCATTGCGCAGATTTGAGG aaAGGATCAAATGGACATATATTTTGGACGCAGAGACCTGATTTCCAGGTTCCATCAGAGGAAGAACTAAGAAGATTATTGATGCCAGAAAGT GTCTGCTGTTATGAGAGTATGCAAGCTGGTCTGCACCGTCTCAAGCGCTTAGGAATTGTGAAGCTTACTCAGCCAGTTGGACTGGCTTCTGCAATGAATCAGCTTCCTGATGAAGCTATTGAGCTTGCTGCTGCATCACATATTGAGAGGGAATTGCAAATCACTAGCTGGAATCTAACCAGCAATTTTGTTGCTTGTACTAGTCAG GACAGAGAAAATATAGAAAGATTAGAAATTACTGGTGTTGGTGATCCATCTGGTCGTGGGCTAGGATTCAGCTATGTGCGAGTAGCACCAAAAGCACCTGCCTCCAATTCATCGCATAAGAAAAAGTCAGCTGCTGCAAAGGGTACCACTGTAACTGGAACTGATGCTGATCTCCGTAGGTTGAGCATGGATGCAGCCCGAGAG TTGCTTCTGAAATTCGGCGTTCCAGAAGAGCAAATTGATAAATTAACAAGGTGGCATAGGATTGCTATGGTGAGGAAGCTGTCAAGTGAGCAAGCCGCATCGGGAATTACTATTGATGAAATTCCTGTTAGTAAGTTTGCACGTGGACAAAGGATGTCTTTTCTGCAACTTCAGCAGCAAACTAGGGAGAAATGTCAGGAAATTTGGGACAGACAATTTCAGTCACTTTCAGCTATAGATGGTGGTGATAATGGCAGTGACACCGAAGCTAACAGTGATCTGGACTCGTTTGCTGGGGATCTTGAGAACTTGCTAGATGCAGAAGAATTTGACGATGAAGATACTAGTAAAGCAGACCTGAGAAGTGATAAATCAGATGGAATGAGAGGACTTAAAATGAGAAGGTGCCCTACTCATGCTCAAATTTATGAGGaaattgaagatgatgaagCAGAAGCTTCTCTGGCAAAAAAACTGCTTGAAg AGGATGGTAATgacatgaagaaaaaaaagcagcCTGTGGAATTGACAAATTTTGGAACCTCTCTATATAATCAAGGTGCCACTAAAATGAAGCAGAGTAAGACTGGGCAAATGATTAAATCATCTGGTTATGTTGGTGCATTGACCCCAAAGGAGAGCACGCCGAGAGAAGCAAAAGAG GCTGAAAATTCTTTTGCTGAAGGTAGTTTGTCCACAAAACTAAAAACGAAGATGACATTTGATAGAAATGGCATCGTTCTAGATAAGAAGAGAAGTGCTCTAGGAAAGTATGGACTTAAG GAAAAGAGACAGGGTGGAAGGGGGGATACTCTTGTCTGTGGAGCCTGTGGTCAG CTTGGGCATATGCGgactaacaaactctgccctaAGTATGGGGAGGATCCAGAAATGTCACAAATGGATGTAAATTCAGTTAAGTCGAATCCTCCGGATATAGTGAGCCACGTGCAAACAAAGACACCGTGCAAGAGGGTGATAACCAAGGTGTCTTCTGAAGTTACTGAAACTAAAGGACCAGAAGGTATTGAAAAGATAAAATCTGTCCCGGTAAAATTCAAATTAGGGCCGCCTGAAATATCCTTGGAAAGAAACATGTCACTGTCTGGTTCGCTGGTTTCTGCTAAACGCATCATGGATGTTACAGACTTTAGATCTGCTGGAAAGGCCAATAAGATAATAATACCTAATAAGAAGAAGTCTGATGATTATCCTCCTGACACTCCAAAGCCATCTGTTGTATTTCGACCTCCTGCTGAAGAGAAGGATATACCTCGCAAGAAGATCACCATCAAGCAGCCTAAGGGAGTAGACCAACAAAGACATGTTGAACCTAGGAGTGGTCAGGAGCCCACCAGAAAGACAAGAAAAATTGTTGAGTTGTCAAGTTTTGAGAACCATAGAGAGGATGATCGTTGGTTTGGTGCAGAACCCAGCCAAATGAATTCCTCGCATGAAAGGAGGTTGGTTCtagagggaaaaagaaggagCAAAGCCATAATGGAAAATGATAAATCATGGAGGGATTTTGAAGATCAAAGAGAAATGCAGCAACAGAGGCTGATTGATGCTAGGATATATGCATCGAGGGAGGAAGATCATCAGaaggcaaaaaagaaaaacaagaaaaagaaaaaacatgagTTCCGAGATGATGACCTACTTGATCATAGGCCATATAAAAATGACAGAAGGGTACCTGAAAGACATCGAGTGGTAAAGCGATCTACTCCGGCTGATGTGATTGAATATGCACCATCCGCGAAGCGTCGCAGAGGAGGAGAG GTTGAGCTCTCTAACATACTGGAAAAGATAGTTGACCACATTCGAGGAAACACTGCTGTATCATACCTATTTCTTAAACCAGTGCCGAAGAAAGAAGCTCCTGATTACCTTGACTTTATAGAGCGCCCAATGGATCTTGGTACCATTAGAGAAAAGGTGAGGAAGATGGAGTACAAAAACCGGGAGGAATTCAGGAATGACGTAGCGCAGATACAACTGAATGCACACATTTACAATGACAATCGCCATCCTGCCATCCCTCCACTTGCTGACAGGCTCAAGGAGATGTGTGATTATCTTCTTGACGAAAGTGCAGATCTGCTAGATGAGGCAGAACATGCGATTGAGGACTAA